Proteins encoded within one genomic window of Bacillus sp. 1NLA3E:
- a CDS encoding IS3 family transposase (programmed frameshift), protein MAKRERRKFTEEFKNQMVQLYLNGKSRQEIIREYDLTPSSLDKWVGQSQTSGSFKEKDNQTPEETELNKLRKENKQLLMENDIFKASSADTRTKVNVIRNNQHKYSISAMCKVLQLPRSTYYYEAKVRVKEDDITSEVIDIFHASRQNYGTHKIKVELKKRNLLVSRRRIGRIMQEQGLVSAYTVAQFKPHTMSCNESKQKNELNREFNQEEEMTAIVSDLTYVRVNQKWHYVCVFVDLFNREIVGCSTGPNKDALLVYRALASIKVDLNKVQLFHTDRGNEFKNKLIDDALKAFKIQRSLSMKGCPYDNAVAEATFKIIKTEFVKGRHFDSLEDLTRELHDYVHWFNYIRIHGTLGYVSPIDYKNADLKKIV, encoded by the exons ATGGCCAAAAGAGAACGAAGAAAGTTCACAGAAGAATTCAAGAATCAGATGGTTCAGCTTTATTTGAACGGCAAGTCAAGACAAGAAATTATTCGTGAATATGACTTGACCCCTTCATCACTGGATAAGTGGGTGGGTCAAAGTCAGACAAGTGGATCATTCAAAGAAAAAGACAATCAAACACCGGAAGAAACTGAACTGAACAAACTCCGGAAGGAAAACAAGCAGTTACTGATGGAGAACGATATTT TTAAAGCAAGCAGCGCTGATACTAGGACGAAAGTAAATGTGATTCGAAATAACCAACACAAATACTCGATTTCAGCAATGTGCAAGGTCCTACAACTTCCCAGAAGTACCTATTATTATGAAGCGAAAGTAAGGGTAAAAGAGGATGACATTACCTCCGAAGTGATCGATATTTTTCACGCAAGTCGTCAAAATTATGGAACTCACAAAATCAAAGTAGAATTAAAAAAACGTAATCTACTCGTTTCAAGACGACGAATTGGGCGAATTATGCAAGAGCAGGGCCTTGTCTCTGCTTACACCGTAGCTCAATTTAAACCTCACACGATGTCATGTAATGAATCAAAACAGAAGAACGAACTAAACCGCGAGTTTAACCAGGAAGAAGAAATGACAGCGATAGTGAGTGATTTAACGTACGTAAGAGTCAATCAAAAATGGCATTATGTATGTGTGTTTGTCGATCTTTTTAATCGGGAAATCGTGGGCTGCAGCACAGGACCAAACAAAGATGCATTACTAGTATATCGTGCGTTGGCCTCCATCAAGGTGGATCTTAATAAGGTCCAGCTCTTTCATACTGATCGAGGAAATGAGTTTAAAAATAAACTGATTGACGACGCTTTAAAGGCGTTTAAAATTCAACGTTCTTTAAGCATGAAGGGCTGCCCATATGACAATGCCGTAGCTGAGGCCACGTTCAAAATCATCAAAACAGAGTTCGTTAAGGGACGACATTTTGATAGTTTAGAAGATTTGACAAGGGAATTACACGACTATGTCCACTGGTTTAATTACATACGAATTCATGGAACACTAGGTTATGTAAGTCCGATTGATTACAAAAATGCAGACCTTAAGAAAATTGTCTAG
- a CDS encoding LLM class flavin-dependent oxidoreductase, whose translation MQKKRIYLNAFDMNCVAHQSPGLWVHPEDQSHRYNDIEYWVELAQLLERGRFDGVFIADVIGIYDVYGGDKSVTVREATQVPVNDPILLVSAMARATKHLGFGITASTTFEHPYTFARRMSTADHLSNGRVGWNIVTSYLESGTKNIEIGDRFLHSERYNIADEYLEVCYKLWEGSWEDDAVVKDKDKKVFTDPTKVHEIQHHGKYFDVPGIHLCEPSPQRTPVLYQAGASSTGRKFAAKHAECTFVSAPSKEAVSNYVQDLRKQTAEVGRDPESIKVFTLVTPIVGRTEAEAWEKYEELASYISYEGALSLVSGWSGVDFSKYDPDQEIEYIETNAIKSLLESLTTLSSQKKWTVRELANFAGIGGMGPILVGNPKQIADSLEEWIDDTDIDGFNLAYAITPGTFEDFVELVVPELQRRGVLKTEYEEGTLREKLYGKGQARLPESHTAHHYRKIKASVTPKNS comes from the coding sequence TTGCAGAAGAAGAGAATTTATTTAAATGCGTTTGATATGAATTGTGTGGCTCATCAGTCCCCGGGTTTATGGGTTCACCCTGAAGACCAATCTCATCGCTATAACGATATTGAATATTGGGTTGAGCTTGCACAATTATTGGAAAGAGGCCGCTTTGATGGGGTATTTATTGCCGATGTAATCGGTATTTACGATGTGTATGGGGGAGATAAATCGGTAACTGTCCGTGAGGCGACTCAGGTTCCGGTCAATGACCCGATTCTCCTCGTTTCGGCAATGGCTCGAGCGACTAAGCATTTGGGATTTGGCATTACTGCCTCAACGACATTTGAGCATCCCTACACCTTTGCGCGCAGAATGTCGACGGCTGACCACCTATCAAATGGTCGCGTAGGCTGGAATATTGTCACTTCTTATCTGGAAAGCGGCACAAAAAACATTGAAATTGGCGATCGCTTCCTCCACTCGGAAAGGTACAATATCGCGGATGAGTATTTAGAGGTTTGCTATAAGTTGTGGGAAGGCAGCTGGGAAGATGATGCTGTCGTAAAGGACAAGGATAAAAAAGTTTTTACTGATCCGACTAAGGTCCACGAAATTCAACATCATGGCAAATATTTTGATGTACCGGGGATTCATTTGTGCGAGCCTTCTCCACAAAGAACACCAGTATTGTATCAAGCTGGCGCTTCTTCAACCGGTCGTAAATTTGCAGCCAAACACGCAGAATGCACCTTTGTTTCCGCACCAAGCAAAGAGGCCGTTTCAAATTATGTTCAGGATTTAAGAAAGCAGACAGCAGAGGTGGGGAGAGACCCTGAAAGTATTAAGGTATTCACACTGGTAACTCCAATCGTTGGTCGTACCGAAGCTGAAGCATGGGAAAAATATGAAGAACTAGCCAGCTACATAAGCTATGAAGGCGCCCTATCATTAGTAAGCGGATGGTCCGGTGTTGATTTTTCAAAATATGACCCTGACCAAGAAATTGAATATATTGAGACCAATGCGATTAAATCATTGCTAGAATCATTGACGACATTAAGTTCACAGAAAAAATGGACTGTAAGAGAATTGGCCAATTTTGCCGGAATCGGCGGGATGGGCCCAATCCTTGTCGGGAATCCGAAACAAATTGCTGATTCGCTTGAGGAGTGGATTGATGATACAGATATCGATGGATTTAACCTCGCTTATGCCATTACCCCCGGAACCTTTGAGGATTTCGTTGAGCTCGTAGTTCCTGAACTGCAACGGCGGGGTGTTTTGAAAACGGAGTATGAGGAAGGAACGCTCCGCGAAAAGCTCTATGGGAAAGGCCAAGCTCGTTTGCCGGAAAGCCATACAGCTCATCATTATCGAAAAATTAAAGCTAGCGTAACGCCGAAAAATAGTTAA
- a CDS encoding acyl-CoA dehydrogenase family protein has product MVQTKSKNLNSEEIISLVDKVIRPNAEGIDRDGSFPRENLNQLAEAGWNSILIPEKYNGLGLDYVAFSIATEEIAKGCPSTALIYVMHVGAAQTIVYYGSEDQKERWLPDVRKGKIGTHSMSEKATGGHTWFSLSEAKRDGVDYILDLEKSFTTSGGQAAFYILQTRTPGARKPTDLSYFIVDGEQPGITAGPWEALGVHGNHSGPLKLEGVKVKKQDLLWDENKAVDIALNGVDPLYLLGMGSAFIGVAEEALTKAVDHVKRTVHRDFNKSLADYQVIRQQLADAKILISSLKPWQLELANKFNQFATEGKAFGDLWYKSAEFKIYATQVANKIAGIAMDVTGGYGYKKGPIERLYRDARAGIALSPSNNLAKEIIGKNLVGLPSEFYEEGGE; this is encoded by the coding sequence ATGGTACAAACAAAATCCAAGAACTTGAATAGTGAAGAAATAATATCGTTGGTAGATAAGGTGATTCGCCCTAATGCTGAAGGGATTGACAGGGATGGAAGCTTCCCTCGTGAAAATTTGAACCAATTGGCTGAAGCCGGTTGGAACAGTATTCTTATTCCAGAAAAATATAATGGGCTTGGGCTTGATTATGTAGCTTTTTCAATTGCTACTGAAGAAATCGCTAAAGGCTGCCCTTCAACCGCTTTGATTTATGTCATGCATGTCGGCGCTGCTCAAACAATTGTGTATTATGGTTCAGAAGACCAAAAAGAACGATGGTTACCAGATGTTAGAAAAGGGAAGATTGGAACTCATTCAATGAGTGAAAAAGCTACCGGCGGCCACACCTGGTTTAGTCTAAGTGAAGCCAAACGGGATGGTGTGGATTATATCTTGGATTTGGAGAAATCCTTTACCACTAGCGGTGGTCAAGCGGCATTTTACATATTGCAGACTCGAACTCCGGGTGCAAGAAAACCAACTGATTTAAGCTATTTCATTGTAGATGGTGAGCAACCGGGAATTACTGCGGGACCTTGGGAAGCTTTAGGGGTTCACGGAAATCATAGTGGTCCATTGAAATTAGAAGGAGTAAAGGTGAAAAAGCAGGATTTATTATGGGATGAAAACAAAGCAGTCGACATTGCCTTGAATGGGGTTGACCCTCTCTATCTGTTGGGAATGGGTTCCGCATTTATAGGTGTGGCTGAAGAAGCACTGACAAAGGCGGTTGATCATGTCAAGAGAACCGTTCATCGTGATTTTAATAAGAGTTTAGCTGATTATCAAGTGATTAGACAGCAGTTGGCGGATGCAAAAATATTAATAAGCAGTTTAAAACCGTGGCAATTGGAATTAGCCAACAAATTCAATCAATTTGCCACCGAGGGAAAAGCATTTGGTGATTTGTGGTACAAATCCGCGGAATTTAAAATCTACGCGACACAAGTAGCAAATAAAATAGCCGGTATCGCAATGGATGTAACAGGTGGGTACGGCTACAAAAAGGGACCAATTGAACGTCTCTACCGTGATGCCCGTGCAGGCATTGCTTTATCCCCATCCAATAATCTAGCCAAGGAAATAATTGGAAAAAACCTAGTCGGCTTACCATCGGAATTCTACGAAGAGGGTGGAGAATAA
- a CDS encoding DMT family transporter encodes MPNRSRTKSFLAISFVVIIWGMSWPINKYALPYTPPLLYAGMRTLFGGIVLAFILLPQWQKLQWRKNWPIYSIVALFNTVIFNGVQTMGLQYLPSGLFSVIVYLQPVLVTIFSWMWLKEPLSVMKVAGLIIGFLGVAVVSLDGISGNISFLGISLALITGVGWALGVVYVKKTSSLVHGLWLVAIQGIIGGLFLMGAGFEIENPARIVWNVPYISCLIYSSVLGMAGATAVYFKLMSSNESSKVASYTFLVPLIAVGVGTIFLSEPFTFSLLEGLVLMLLSIYLINRTTKGVPKAKKINAQIIIKI; translated from the coding sequence ATGCCAAATCGATCACGAACAAAATCTTTTCTTGCCATTTCCTTTGTTGTAATCATTTGGGGAATGTCCTGGCCTATCAACAAATATGCATTGCCATATACTCCTCCCCTTCTATACGCTGGGATGCGTACATTATTTGGAGGTATTGTATTAGCCTTTATACTTTTACCACAGTGGCAAAAACTTCAGTGGAGGAAAAATTGGCCAATTTATTCAATTGTTGCACTATTTAATACAGTCATCTTCAATGGGGTTCAGACAATGGGCTTGCAGTATTTGCCCTCAGGCTTATTTTCAGTCATCGTTTATTTACAACCAGTTCTTGTCACTATTTTTTCCTGGATGTGGCTTAAAGAGCCGTTATCTGTGATGAAAGTAGCCGGTCTGATCATTGGGTTTCTTGGTGTTGCAGTCGTATCATTGGATGGAATAAGTGGAAACATCTCATTTCTTGGTATTTCTTTGGCATTAATAACTGGGGTCGGTTGGGCGCTTGGTGTAGTGTATGTAAAGAAAACCAGTTCCTTAGTCCATGGCTTATGGCTAGTTGCAATCCAAGGCATTATTGGGGGGCTTTTCTTGATGGGAGCCGGTTTCGAAATTGAAAATCCCGCAAGGATTGTCTGGAATGTCCCTTACATTTCTTGCCTTATATATAGTTCTGTTTTGGGGATGGCAGGAGCCACTGCAGTCTATTTTAAACTTATGAGTTCCAATGAATCTAGCAAGGTTGCATCGTATACCTTTCTTGTCCCACTTATTGCAGTAGGAGTTGGCACAATCTTCCTAAGTGAACCATTTACATTCTCTCTTCTAGAAGGACTCGTTCTCATGTTATTAAGTATCTATTTAATCAACCGAACGACAAAAGGAGTTCCAAAAGCCAAAAAGATAAATGCACAGATAATAATTAAAATTTGA
- a CDS encoding DUF3427 domain-containing protein, with the protein MQNLIQNLEASLRKGFIDQKYSTSGNYKPKLLVNNTKKNENVLTSLLEELDNSKSFIFSVAFITESGLATLKSHFFDLNQRGIKGRILTSTFLNFNQPKVFKELLKIKNVEVRLTDLKGFHSKGYIFNHETHYSLIVGSSNLTAHALKVNYEWNVKLTSHENGEIVHHFKNQFEEVWNNSQPLSEQWIQTYESTYTPIVNSKVMDQVIELPTQYQINSIKDALEIVPNKMQQAALQEIQAVRDAGKNKGLVISATGTGKTYLSAFDVRRFAPKRMLFIVHREQILNKAKSDFKRVLGGIDEEFGILSGTNKQTDAKYLFATIQTISKAETLHQFNREAFDYILIDEVHKAGAKSYHKVIDYFSPQFFMGMTATPERTDDFNIYELFDYNIAYEIRLQEALEEDMLCPFHYFGVTDLEYNGETIDDTTVLSKLVTDERVTHIIDKIQYYGFSGDKVKGLIFCSRKEEAKELSFLLNQNGFRTIALTGDNSQEERAYRVNQLENGMLDYILTVDIFNEGIDIPSINQVVMLRQTQSSIIFIQQLGRGLRKHELKDFVTIIDFIGNYKNNYLIPIALSGDKSQNKDNIRRHTKDTSYIKGVSTINFEEIAKKHIFKAINESKLTSLKILKEAFVELKNKIGRVPYLHDFMVNHSIDPVVIVDEHKNYHQFLLKIKEKVPALTDYENQVLTMFSIELLNGKRKHEIILLDMLLQQDKVEYNEFLSRLVELNCQIDEATINSVKRILDLSFFTEGTKNKYGEIPILTLNGENDFTFNDSIRESLNANSYFKFMVMDIVQCAKEKSIQYQSSHPLTLYEKYTRKDACKLLNWHNDESSTIYGYKTKHHTCTIFITYHKNDEVESSVNYGDEFLNQEVLKWYTRSKRTLNSEEVQKIIYAEQNNIDIHLFVKKDDDEGSDFYYIGKAQPDQRSVKQDEMADKNGKKIPVVHMNMVMEQSIENTLYHYIINGTNGKI; encoded by the coding sequence ATGCAAAATCTTATTCAGAATTTAGAAGCATCTTTACGAAAAGGATTTATTGATCAAAAGTACAGTACATCTGGAAATTATAAACCTAAGCTATTAGTCAATAACACGAAAAAAAATGAAAACGTATTAACTTCCTTATTGGAAGAGCTTGATAATAGTAAGTCATTTATTTTTTCAGTAGCCTTTATTACAGAGAGCGGACTCGCAACCCTTAAATCTCATTTTTTTGACCTGAATCAAAGAGGAATTAAGGGACGTATATTAACATCTACATTTTTAAACTTCAACCAACCAAAAGTATTTAAAGAACTTTTGAAGATAAAGAATGTTGAAGTAAGACTGACAGATTTAAAAGGGTTTCATTCTAAGGGATATATATTTAACCATGAAACTCATTATTCATTAATTGTTGGGAGTTCAAATCTAACTGCGCATGCCTTGAAAGTGAACTACGAGTGGAATGTTAAACTAACATCACATGAAAATGGGGAGATTGTTCATCATTTCAAAAATCAATTTGAAGAAGTTTGGAATAATTCACAGCCATTGTCTGAACAATGGATTCAGACTTATGAAAGTACATACACACCGATCGTAAACTCTAAAGTAATGGATCAGGTGATAGAGCTACCCACTCAATATCAAATCAATTCTATTAAAGATGCTTTAGAAATAGTTCCAAATAAGATGCAACAAGCTGCATTGCAAGAAATTCAAGCTGTTCGGGATGCCGGAAAAAATAAGGGATTGGTTATTTCAGCTACAGGGACAGGTAAAACTTATCTTTCAGCATTCGATGTCAGACGATTTGCTCCGAAGAGGATGTTATTTATTGTTCACCGAGAGCAAATTTTAAATAAAGCAAAATCAGATTTTAAGAGAGTGCTGGGCGGGATTGATGAAGAATTTGGAATTCTATCTGGTACGAACAAACAAACAGATGCTAAATACTTGTTTGCAACAATCCAGACCATTTCAAAAGCAGAAACTCTACATCAATTCAATCGTGAGGCATTTGATTATATATTAATAGATGAAGTCCATAAAGCAGGTGCCAAATCGTACCATAAAGTGATTGATTATTTCAGTCCCCAATTTTTTATGGGAATGACTGCAACCCCTGAACGGACCGATGATTTTAATATCTATGAACTATTTGATTACAATATTGCTTATGAAATTCGTCTCCAAGAGGCACTTGAAGAAGACATGCTCTGTCCGTTTCATTACTTTGGTGTGACTGATCTTGAATATAATGGAGAAACAATTGATGATACAACAGTCTTATCAAAGCTTGTTACCGATGAACGAGTAACCCATATCATTGACAAGATTCAATACTATGGGTTTTCAGGTGATAAAGTAAAAGGATTGATTTTTTGCAGTCGCAAGGAAGAAGCAAAAGAGCTTTCTTTTTTATTGAATCAAAACGGTTTCCGTACAATCGCATTGACTGGTGACAATTCACAAGAAGAAAGAGCATACCGCGTAAATCAATTAGAAAACGGCATGCTTGATTATATATTAACTGTGGATATTTTTAATGAAGGGATCGATATCCCAAGTATTAACCAAGTTGTTATGTTAAGACAAACACAATCAAGCATTATCTTCATCCAGCAGCTAGGGCGAGGACTGCGCAAACATGAGTTAAAAGATTTCGTTACAATCATTGACTTTATCGGGAATTATAAAAATAACTACTTAATTCCAATTGCTCTTTCGGGAGATAAATCGCAAAACAAAGATAATATACGTCGGCATACAAAAGATACCAGCTATATTAAAGGTGTCTCAACTATAAACTTTGAAGAAATAGCAAAAAAACATATTTTTAAAGCAATTAATGAAAGTAAATTAACTTCATTGAAAATCTTAAAAGAAGCATTTGTGGAGTTAAAAAATAAAATTGGGAGAGTCCCTTATTTACACGACTTTATGGTGAATCATTCTATAGATCCCGTTGTAATTGTAGACGAGCATAAGAATTACCATCAATTTTTATTAAAAATAAAAGAAAAAGTTCCTGCTTTAACAGACTATGAAAATCAAGTTTTGACAATGTTCTCAATAGAATTATTGAATGGAAAACGTAAACATGAAATAATTTTGTTAGATATGTTATTACAACAAGATAAAGTTGAATATAATGAGTTTCTCAGTCGATTGGTTGAGTTAAATTGTCAAATAGATGAAGCGACAATAAACTCAGTTAAACGAATTTTAGATTTATCATTTTTCACTGAAGGTACAAAGAATAAATATGGAGAGATACCAATTCTGACCTTAAATGGAGAAAATGATTTTACTTTTAATGATTCGATTCGTGAAAGTTTAAATGCAAATAGTTACTTCAAATTTATGGTGATGGACATTGTTCAATGTGCTAAAGAAAAAAGCATCCAATATCAAAGTTCTCATCCGCTTACGCTTTATGAAAAATATACAAGAAAAGATGCCTGCAAGCTCCTGAATTGGCATAATGACGAAAGCTCGACAATTTATGGCTACAAAACAAAACATCATACTTGTACGATATTTATTACCTACCATAAAAATGACGAAGTAGAGTCGAGTGTTAATTATGGTGATGAATTTCTTAATCAAGAAGTACTGAAATGGTATACAAGAAGTAAGAGAACATTAAATTCTGAAGAGGTTCAAAAAATTATCTATGCAGAGCAAAACAACATTGATATTCATTTATTTGTAAAGAAGGATGATGATGAAGGAAGCGACTTTTACTATATTGGTAAGGCCCAACCTGATCAGAGAAGTGTTAAACAGGATGAAATGGCAGACAAGAACGGTAAGAAAATCCCTGTTGTCCATATGAACATGGTCATGGAGCAATCAATTGAAAATACACTCTATCACTATATTATTAATGGAACAAATGGGAAAATATAG
- a CDS encoding IS110 family transposase — protein MKFKMQNKQNQLIERISVKHLVVGIDIAQQLHVARAVNFRGIVVGDPLTFTNNEEGFSSLLKWINNLQRINNLDESIVGMEPTGHYWINLSKWLFKHNIEVVTVNPYLVKRNKENRDNTQSKSDKKDALVIADMVKNGYYSEVRPTSESFEKLRVLMSNRDVVVKRLVSSTNQLNRWVDIVFPELRQVFKDITAKGAIATLRLFPSPVELGTMEPEEVIMGWKSIMKRQPGLKKALLLIQVAGKSVGTKQALDAYKFHLEQLLEEYDLALKQLERVEEQVTDALLKIPFAYKLLAIKGISVISLAGILGEAGDLSGFSHGNSLLRHAGLHLAEASSGKWKGQIVISKRGRSRLRRFLYLATMSLVANNPEFKAIHSYNVKVKKMKKMKSIMKLIGKLARIFVGIARRNEFYCPEKVNHIIVLAA, from the coding sequence TTGAAGTTTAAAATGCAAAACAAACAAAATCAACTAATAGAAAGAATTTCCGTTAAACATCTTGTTGTTGGGATAGATATTGCTCAACAATTACATGTAGCCCGAGCTGTTAATTTCCGCGGAATTGTAGTTGGTGATCCACTTACATTTACTAATAATGAAGAAGGATTTTCTAGTTTATTAAAATGGATTAATAATCTTCAAAGAATAAACAATTTAGATGAATCTATTGTTGGGATGGAACCTACTGGACACTATTGGATTAATCTTTCAAAATGGCTTTTTAAGCATAATATTGAAGTGGTAACGGTAAATCCCTATTTAGTAAAAAGAAATAAAGAAAATCGTGATAATACTCAATCTAAAAGTGATAAAAAAGATGCTTTGGTTATAGCTGATATGGTGAAAAACGGTTACTACTCTGAGGTTAGGCCTACATCTGAGTCATTTGAAAAACTTAGGGTTCTTATGTCTAATCGTGATGTAGTTGTTAAGCGTCTCGTAAGTTCTACTAACCAATTAAATCGGTGGGTAGATATTGTATTTCCCGAACTCCGACAGGTGTTTAAAGATATTACCGCTAAAGGGGCAATTGCAACCCTTCGTCTATTCCCATCCCCTGTAGAATTAGGAACTATGGAGCCCGAGGAAGTAATAATGGGTTGGAAATCAATCATGAAGAGACAACCTGGTTTAAAAAAGGCACTATTACTCATTCAGGTAGCTGGAAAATCAGTTGGAACAAAGCAAGCACTTGATGCTTATAAATTTCATTTGGAACAATTATTAGAGGAATATGATTTAGCTTTAAAACAACTCGAAAGAGTGGAGGAACAAGTTACTGATGCTCTATTAAAGATCCCTTTCGCTTATAAATTACTTGCCATTAAAGGCATTAGTGTAATTTCATTGGCAGGTATTTTAGGTGAGGCAGGAGATTTAAGTGGTTTTTCTCATGGGAATTCTTTGCTTCGCCATGCTGGATTACACTTAGCTGAAGCAAGTTCAGGGAAGTGGAAAGGTCAAATTGTCATCTCTAAGCGAGGAAGGTCTAGACTACGACGTTTCCTATATTTAGCTACAATGAGTCTTGTAGCGAATAATCCGGAATTTAAAGCAATTCACTCCTATAATGTAAAAGTAAAAAAGATGAAGAAAATGAAGTCAATCATGAAATTGATTGGGAAACTTGCGAGGATTTTTGTGGGCATCGCTCGCCGAAATGAGTTCTACTGTCCTGAAAAAGTTAACCACATTATTGTGTTGGCAGCATAG